The region AACGTAGTTTACCCTCGGCCAAGGGGTGCTCCAATCAACCTCATGCTCATTACCATCGCGATCCTTAAGCATCATTCGCCGCGATAAGTTAAGACGCGTAAAGAGATAGTCAAACATCCGTTCGGTAAAGCGAATATTATCCTCAAAGTTCCAATACGCTGCGTAGTGTTCAAGATGGGTATGCTCAGGTAGGTGTGATGGATCATGCCCCTCATTTCTAAAGACCTTGCCCATCTCAAATACCTTCTCGAACCCCCCTACAACTAGCTCCTTAAGGGGCAGCTCGTGCGAGATCCGCAGAACTAGATCTATATCAAGCGCGTTGTTATGGGTGCGGTATGGACGCGCGGCGGCCCCCGTTGCCTGATGCATGAGGGTCGAGGTTTCAGCCTCAACAAACCCCTCCTGCCAGTAGAACTCGCGCAGGCCCCGTAAAAAATCGGCACGGAGCGCAAAGCGGGCGCGGGTCTCCTCATTAGCCATCAGATCAAGGTAGCGCTGACGGTAGAGCAGCTCGCGATCCTTTACGCCATGAAACTTATCCGGGGGTGGAAGAAGCGCTTTTCCAAGAAAGGTCCACTCCTTAACTAGAATAGATTTCTCGCCGGTCTTGGTGGTGAAGATCGTACCATCCACTCCAACGAAGTCTCCGAGATCGTGATTCTTTGTTATCAGCTTATAGAGCTCCTCTCCTAGTGTGTCCTTCTTAAAGATCACCTGCATCCTGCCGCTGAAATCCTGTATGTGCGCAAAGGTGATGCTCCCCATCTGCCTGAAGAGTACGATTCGACCAGCAGAGCAGAGCACTTCGTTCTCGCCCATCTCCCTAGCCTGCTTAAGATCGGTTGTTTTATCGAACCTGGCTGGGTATGGATGCACACCGGCTACCTTAAAGGCTTCAAGCTTGGCTAGTCTATTAGCTCGCTCTGCAACCCTATCTATAACTATCTTTGCTGTGGTTTGCGGTGTTGTCTGAGGTTCTTCTGCTGACATGCTGCTGCTCTATACTCTCTAGAATCTATGTACACTTACTGCGGTCGTCTAAGCAGGATAGCGCAAAAAGCACCGTGTCGCATAGCGAGCTTCTGTAACTATTCACCCCAGTATAAGCTTGTCGCTGGTGAAACGGATTTGGTCCCGCAGTTACCACCTAGAAACATCCTTTCTTGATGTCCCCTGATCGGGGACGCTCATTTTAGGGTGAATAGTTATTGCTCCCACCCCAGTTTGCTCCGCAAACTCGCCCCTTGATAGGGGCTAACACGCACGGATCTGTCCGGGTGAATAGTTGCGAACTTCTTAGCGTAGCGCCACTCTTTCAGTAGCGCCAAGGATAGCCTTGCGAATTCTAAAAGCCTCAGACATCTCGGCGACCGCCCAGTTGAGTGGGGTATGGGGAGATGGAAAGATAAGCTCCTTACCCTTTGGACCAAGATCAGAGATCCAACATTCCGGCATT is a window of Pseudomonadota bacterium DNA encoding:
- the lysS gene encoding lysine--tRNA ligase: MSAEEPQTTPQTTAKIVIDRVAERANRLAKLEAFKVAGVHPYPARFDKTTDLKQAREMGENEVLCSAGRIVLFRQMGSITFAHIQDFSGRMQVIFKKDTLGEELYKLITKNHDLGDFVGVDGTIFTTKTGEKSILVKEWTFLGKALLPPPDKFHGVKDRELLYRQRYLDLMANEETRARFALRADFLRGLREFYWQEGFVEAETSTLMHQATGAAARPYRTHNNALDIDLVLRISHELPLKELVVGGFEKVFEMGKVFRNEGHDPSHLPEHTHLEHYAAYWNFEDNIRFTERMFDYLFTRLNLSRRMMLKDRDGNEHEVDWSTPWPRVNYVDLINKDSGLDIMSFTSADELRSAIRSRGIEFEGMKIMGLTTLIDNLYKKVSRPKIIQPTILFNYPKILQPLARVSDQNQSFVDQFQLVVNGWEIVKAYSELVDPLDQRERFVQQSLAKSAGDEEAMEVDEAYLIAMEHGMPPISGWGLGVDRVLALLTGQENLRDVILFPLMRPE